The following are encoded in a window of Solidesulfovibrio magneticus RS-1 genomic DNA:
- a CDS encoding CoA transferase, whose product MDILRGIRVVNLALNLPGPLAANRLAHMGAEVIKVEPPAGDPMELYSAAWYREMSAGQELVRLDMKTPEGQARCGELFAGADLLITANRPSVLARLHIDWETLHPRFPNLCQVAIIGYPEPRGDVAGHDLTYQAALGLLYPPNLPRTLLADMAGAQRAVSTALGLLFERERLGRSGMAKVVLSDAALEAAAPLRYGLTRPGGLFGGG is encoded by the coding sequence CGCGGCATTCGGGTCGTCAATCTTGCCCTCAACCTCCCTGGCCCCCTGGCGGCCAATCGCCTCGCCCACATGGGGGCAGAAGTGATCAAGGTCGAACCGCCGGCCGGCGATCCCATGGAACTCTACAGCGCCGCATGGTATCGGGAAATGTCGGCAGGGCAGGAACTTGTCCGGCTGGACATGAAAACGCCGGAAGGGCAAGCGCGATGCGGCGAACTTTTTGCCGGAGCCGACCTGCTCATAACCGCCAACCGCCCATCGGTGCTCGCCAGGCTGCATATCGACTGGGAAACGCTGCACCCGAGGTTCCCGAACCTCTGCCAGGTGGCCATCATTGGTTACCCCGAGCCTCGCGGCGACGTGGCCGGTCACGATCTCACCTATCAGGCGGCCCTTGGGCTTTTGTATCCGCCAAACCTGCCCCGCACGCTTCTGGCCGACATGGCTGGCGCGCAGCGGGCGGTTTCGACCGCCCTTGGACTTTTATTCGAGCGCGAGCGTTTGGGGCGAAGCGGCATGGCGAAGGTGGTGCTGTCGGACGCCGCCTTGGAGGCGGCCGCGCCCTTGAGGTACGGGCTTACCCGTCCTGGCGGACTGTTCGGCGGCGGATAG